The sequence CCTCATTTCATCTTCTATGCTGATCGGTAAAATCTTGTCGCGCTGCATGTTCGTGCTTGTATACTATGTGAATGAAAAAAGAAAAACCAACGGGGACAATGTAATAAAATAGACCTCTAAAGGAAAAGTATCAGACTGCTTGTTTCAACACCTTACGAACCCTCGGCAACCGTACTTTTAAGTTGCACCTTCGGTGCGTCTCCCCACAGTGACTCGAGATCGTAGAACTTTCGTTCATCAGGCATGAAAATATGAACCACGACATCGACATAATCAATCAAAATCCAATGCAAAGAATCACCCCCCTCGATATGCAAAGGACGTTCATCGTCTTGTTTCAGTTCATCGACAATGTACTCATAGGCTGCTTTTGCTTTTCTTTCGGAATCAGCCGTTGCAATCACAAAAAAATCCGTGACGCTCGTCAACTCCCTGACATCAAGAATCGTCACCTCTTCACATTTTTTCTCCAGCGATAATTCTGCCGCTCTTTTCGCAAGCAGTTCGCTTAAAGTAACCTCCCTCACATCCAGTCTCTTATCGTCTTCACGATTTAGCTCAGCCATAAACCTCCGTTTTGCTCAATTTTAAAAACACTTCATTTCAAGGTCTTTCGAGGAAACCTGCCCGCCATAAGCGGCTGTATAAAAATATACTAATAATCAACGCTTTCCGAAGCTGCTACATTCCGGGGGGGGTGCGTAAAAACAGTATTATCATTTCCAACAACAAACGTAACGCATGAATGGATCCAATAATTCTTGAATCTTAGAAATGAACGATCCCGTTTACGGCTACGATTAACCGCCTCACCGATGCCATCGGATCATCACAGCACAATTGATGCGATATCCAGGCAAATTCCCCCCTATTCCCCATTACTTACGGCCTTGCTTTTTCGGACGGAATTTCTGCTGATAATCAGGAATCACGGTTTCCAGAGAGGATATCTCTCCTGCCGTATATTTCTTGTTCGCAAGAGGAATAAGCGATGCCGCTGTAAAAAAATCGGCTTTTACAGCACCCACACCGGCTGCTCGACAAACCTGCTGCAATGGCGAAATATCTCTTACAACGACGGCACAACGCCCCTTTCTCAACTCAAGAAAGTCTTTCATGCGGTCAACCGGAGCATACGTTGTCTTCTCGATCTCTTCAAGCCCATCATCTTTCGAGGCATAGAGAGCATAATAAAACTCCCCTTTCCTTGCCGGGATAGCCGGCACCAGAAAAGGACTATCGACACGGTCACGGGCAGACTTGGCAAGAGCCTCCATGGTGGAAACCGTAACCAGTGGAGCAGCTGTTCCGTAAGCGAGCCCTTTCGCCGTAGCCATACCGATACGCAACGAAGTAAAAGAACCGGGGCCGGAAGAGAGTGCAAGGAGATCGATATCACTCACGGCTATCTCTGCCGAGGCAAGTACTTTGTCAACAAGGGGAATAATTGATTCCGCAGTCCGCTGCCACTCCCAGACCGTCTCCTCGACAATCCCTTCGGGGCCGCCAACCGCAACACTGACGCATTGATGCGTGCACTCTATTGCAAGAATCCTGTGAGAAAAAGAAAAAGTCAAAAGGAAAAAGTCAAAAGTCAAAAAAGACAGAAAGCACTTCAAGGCTCACGTATGACGATGCGCCGCTCGCTTTCTCCTACGGCCTCAATAAATACTTTTTTTGCATTATCGGGAAGTTCGTCGAAAAATTTTTCGCCCCATTCCACAACAGAAATGGCATCACCTGCAATGTACTCCCCGAAACCGAGCCCTTCGAGCTCGAGAGGAGACTCGATGCGATAAAGATCGAAATGCTGCAGCTTCACCGGCAAGTCTCTCAAACGCCCATTGTAGATATTGAAGATTGAAAAGGAAGGACTCGTCAACTGGTCGTCACAGCTGAACACCTGCGCAATACCCCGCATGAATTCAGTTTTTCCGGCCCCTAGGTTACCGCTCAAAGAAACAACGTCCCCCGGCTGCAACCCCACGGCAAACTGCCGCGCATATTCACGGGTCTCTTCAACTGAACGGGAAAGATATTCCTTGGTCATTGTCGATATCTTCAAACTGTTTCCTTTAACAAATTATCAGTCAATTCTACGGAAAAGATTTCGCTTGTTGAATTGTTGATCTGTTGAATTGTTGAATTGAAACGGCAAAAAGCTTTCAAGAGGCAATAATAACTTTTTTAAACTATCGAAAAACCGTCGCGAGCTTTTTGAGTACAAGGCGGACAGCGCACAGAAACCGGAGTGTACATACAAGTACATGAAGATTTTGAGCACTGCCCAACGCAGTAATCGAAACACGCAGCAGGTTTTCCTATAGTTTATGCATTACCATCCCTGTCATTATCTTGGGATAAAAATACGTCGACTTCTGCGGCATCACCTCTCCTTCTCCTGAAATATCGAGCACCTGTTGCACGGTTGTCGCCTTGACGACAAAACCGACCTGGATACCACCTTGTTCCACGGCATCGAACACCTGACGATCATCCTCTTCGTAGACGAGGTTCGTCTGACTGCACATCGCCTCCGGCGTAATGCCGAGAACCCGGTGCAGAATAAGCTCATGTAAAACAACAACACTGAGCTGCAGGAGCGGAGCGGGAACCGAGTCGCCAAGAAGCGTTTCAGGAGAATCTTTCAGCTTGATTCCCCAGATCCCCTCCGAAGTGACAACACCATAAACATGGCTTGAAGATTCACTTTCAAGGTAGTGCTTCAGCTCTCCTCTGCCGCCGAGAGGTTTCACCTCGAAGTGAGTGCTCAAGGTATCGATCAAACCTTCCGGACTGAACCTCCCGAGACTATGCACCATCCTGTGCAGTGGAAAGATAATGAGCCCTTCATCGAAAATGTTCGCAAGGTAGATGAGAATGAAGTTATACGGCTCATCACCGGTATGCGAATGATTTTCCTCAGAACGGAGGTTACGGTAGTTCACCCCTGTTTCATAACGGTGATGTCCGTCAGCGATATAAACCTGGCGGTCGAGCAACACCTGCTGTACCGTTGCGATAACATCGGGATCCGTCATCTTCCAGAGCCGGTTCCTGACGCCTCGAAATACAGCATCGACCTCAGGGTCATGCGTTACAGCAAACTCCTCGATCGCCTTGTCCGCCTGTAACTTTTCGTCGGCATAGAGTCCGAAAATGCTGCTGATATTGGCTTGTGTCCTTTTGAACAGGTTCAACCTGTCCTTTTTCGGCCCGGAAAGCGTCCGTTCGTGTGGCAATACCTTCTTTTCGCTGAACTCGTGCAGACGCAACGCACAGAAAAAACCTTTGCGGGTATAGGTGTTTCCTTCGGGGTCGGTATAAGTCTGATAGTAGGGGTACAACGCAGGCTTGTCGTCCTGCATCAGAACCCCATCCTGCATCCATTGCACAAGCCGCCCTGCCGCAGCTCCGTAAGGGTCATCCTCTTTCGGAAGCTCCAGCCGCACCGCGTTGTACTCGGAACTGCCATACAGTTCCTGCTGTATGGTGGGAGGAATAATATCATAGGGAGGACAGATGATAGAGCCCATGTCACCAGCGGTTTCAGGATCGTACCGCAAACCCTTGAAAGGACGGATTTCAGGCATGATTGTTCTACTATTTTTTCTTTTTTACAACGCCTTGTGCACTGCTTCCCCAAGATATAAAATGCTGGGCAAATGACCGGTCAATAGCTGTTCTCTGAATTGATAATCGAGCAGAATGCCATTCGATTTTTCAGATCGCCCTGGAAAGCAAAAGTTATGCTCCTTTATTGGCAGTGAATATTTTCATAGCCAACCCAATAAATACAATTCCCGCAATACGATTCAGATAAATTTGGATTCTGGGCGACCGCTTTAAATAGGTGCCCAAAGTACCTGACAACAAAGCGATACCCCCAAAGACAACCAGTGTAACCAGAATAAAAAGTGCGCCGAGTATGAACATCTGCTGCGTAACCGGACCGTTTTCAGGGATCGCGAATTGAGGCAGAAATGCCAAAAAAAAGATCGACACCTTCGGGTTTGTGACATTCATGATGATGCCCCGCCGGTATAGCTGCAGTCCCAAGAGTTTATTTGACTTACCGTTTTCCAAGAAAGATGCCGATGCTGTAAAAGCCTGCCAGGCAAGATAAAGCAGGTACACAGCACCGATGACTTTTAAACCGGTAAACGCAATTGCTGATGCTTGAAATATCGCTGCCACCCCAAAAGCAACCGCTACAGTATGAACGACAAGACCCGTACAAAGCCCGAGCGTCACCAGAACACCTTCAGTTCGACCATACAACGCTGCCTGAGTCAGGACAAAAATGTTATCCGGTCCGGGTGCAAGCGCCAGTAACACTGAAGCAAAAAGAAAAGTGAAAAAAGATTCTACGGGTATCACACAATGTTATTGAAAAATTCGATGATCAAACGTTTTCCAAGAAAATTACAGATGAAGTCGCTGACCTAAAAACCCTCCTCCAATATGATATAGTCATCGTATTACACCTGGATACCTGAGTTTCAGAGTTCGCTCAGAGCTGCTGTTCTGTAACAAAAATCAGCTCTCCCGCATGAATCACAACTTATTTGGTATCACGCTTTCCCCATTTCGGAAGCAACAAAGAGAAATCCCACAAGCAGCGGGATTATCATAGGTATTACCAACCCATAACCAGAAAAAAAAGTCACCGTTTGTGCAGCAAGAATGGCCAATACAACCATGTATCCACCTATCCGCGGATAACGCCATGCGAGAATAAGTCCGATAAAAACAAAGGGGAATGCCGTCAGCCATGCATTATCATGCACTGTGTAATCTGGATTCAAAAAGGGCAGGGGATTGCCATATCCGAAGTAGAAAGGAAGGAATAAAACCACGATTGCGATACCAGCTATTCGCGCAATCCATCTAGCCCATAATCTAATTTTCATCTCTGTTTTTTTCGCTGCTTGATGTTTACACGTTGCCATCTAATATGGCTTCATCGAACTCTGCACGAAACCTGGTTATCCCACCTTCTCTTGGTCAAGCATCCCTGTTGTCAAATATAAAACCCATAAACACTTCATCAGGCACACCTTTCCATTGGCACTTGAGCTTGTAGTGCAATGCCTGCTCAAAACCAAAACGCGGACAATATTCAGGATGCCCCAGACAATGACAAACGGACAGCCAGACTGTCGCAGGTGCCGCAATCCATGCCGAACGAGCATAGAGCCGATACCTTGTTTCTGACACGATGGTAAACCGCCATCGGAGCCCAAGCCCATGCCAATCACCTTAGAGCCGTCAATAGTAACCGGAGTAAACAATATATGCCCTATGACAGTATCCTGATTGACAGCCACAAACGAACAATAGTTTTACATGACTTACGAAGTTTGTCTACAATTGCCACCTCTGACCCTTGCACAAAAGCTATATCGTTAATTTGTCGAACTGCTTCCTGGTCAGCAGGCTCCTCTTTCCGTATGTCAATCATTGGAAAACCTCCGTTAAATTCGTTACCCAACCTCATCGCACCCATTCTTCCCGCAACAACCCAAACAGGAAAATATCATCATACATACCATCGAGTTTCCTGGCCTTGCGTTTTTTCCCCTCCTCACAAAAGCCGAAATAGCGATAGAGCTTTATTGCTCCAACATTTAAAGCAAAGACCTCGAGTTCGATTCGTTCAAACCCCGCTTTGAACGCAATCGACAATGCTTCTGTAACAAGCTTTGTTCCCCAACCCTGTCCACGATATTCCGGCAATAATCCCATCCCCAGACGCCCTGCATGCGTCAACCCTTCATAGATTTGCGGTGTTACATCACACCAGCCAACAACATCGTCACCATCCAGGGCAACGAGGTGAACTCCACCTGCGCTTTTGACAAATTGAATGAATTCACGAGTCTACTCTGGCGAAAAACCTTTGGTATTACCCAGGAAAAGCCGCTCCCTGGCAACACTGTCAATACAGGCTGCAATCCGTGAGGCGTCTTCTGTTTCTGTCGGGCGAATTGAAAGCATGACAGTTCGTTTTCGATAACACTCAGGCTCAACACAGGGGCTGAGCCCAAGCGTTTATAGAGAACTACAAGGGCTTTACCGGAAGACAAATATCAACAATATGATGCCCCTCGGGATGTTCTTCGGGATTATTGTGATAGACTTCATAGCCGAGCCGGTCATCGGGCTGAAGTCCGCTTTCAGGTAACCATTCTGCAATAACCATGTTCCAGGCTTCTTCATATTCATGACTCCCTTCCAGTTCAAAGCCTGCCACAGCAAATTTACCACCATCGATTTTCATTTTACCAACCTCTCCTTGAACCGGTGTATCTTCCGGCACTGTGATACAGGCAGAAACCCGAAGGTTATCTTCTTCAGTCACTTCGGGGTCGTCATGGTAAACCGCCATGATTTTTGCCTCCGGCACACACAGCCCCCGAGGGCCGGCCCAGTTCATCAACCGGGTAAACAAGCCTTCAAAAAGCTGACTATCGCCTTTATAGGGCCCGATGTGTCTGACATAAGCCACGTAAACAGATGGCATTTCTTTAACCTCAATGCCAAGTATTTTTTCTTTTTTCATTTCTATCCTCCATTTAAGATTACGAGTAACACTATCAACATAGTGGGAGGATTGAATAATATTTTCGCATTTCTTGCCAACCCTATTGCCGTTCTTGCTATTGGTTTTGCGATTCTTGCTATCGGGTTGTCGTTCGTTTAACCGCCACTGGCTGGCACTCACCCCAAAATAATTTTTAAAGGATCGGGCAAAGGTGGCGGATCCTGAAAATCCGGTATCGAAAGCAATCTCGGTAATTGTTTTTTCAGGATTGGTTGATAATTGATAGGCTGCTTTCTGCACCCGAACCCGGTTAATAAACCGGCTCAGTGTCTCGCCCACACAGGCTTTGAAGATCCGATGAAAATGAAACGGTGAAAAGCAGGCCACATCGGCAAGGATTCCTAAGGTCAAATCCTCGTCAAGATGATTTTCGATATAGTCAATAACGCGATTGATGCGTGATATATATTCCGCTCTCATGGATTGAGCGGTGTTGTTTTTATTTTCAGATTCCCTCATATCACTTCTTTTAACTCCGGATACCGCGAAAAGTACTCAACGAGCAACAAATTAAAAAAGGCACCCTTGTATAACGGCTGTTCAATAACAGCAAAAATTACCCTCATCCATCATATAGCTCCTCATAATTATCGTTACTCCCCGATAGCCCCCTCCGCTAATTTCTCCGCAAACAAGTTAATCCTCCGAAACGTCTCGAAGCACGTTCCATCACCTTGCAGAGTTTCTTCTACCATACGTTTCACGACATAATCACGGAACGATGTCCGCTCTTCTTTCGGAAGATAGGGCAACAAAGGTACAAGGCTTGGCTGGTCAATCCATTTGATCATGATCTCTTTATCGGGAAAGTAACGGTCTGCGTTCTCTCCCCATACTTTTGCATTGTGTAATCCGCTGGATTCGCAAAGCGTGCCGTACTCGTCAACCGAAGGCATGTACCACGGCCACTCGAAATCAGCAAAATACGCTATGTGACGATCATGCACCATCGCCTCCTGAACCACATTGAAGAAGTTCCTGCAGTTACCATCACCCGCGAAGTTGAAACGGATCCTGCCACCGGGCCGAAGTGCTCGATGAACGTTCTGCAACAGTTTTTCGTGATCTTTTATCCAATGAAGTGCTGCATTTGAAAAAACAACATCAAACTCCTCGCAGTAGTCAAGATAGTTGATATCCTTCCGTAGAAACTGAAGATTTTTCTTCGCCTTAGGAATTGCGGCATCGATCATTCCCTGCGACGCATCGATACCGATAACGTTTCCCTCCGGTACAAGCTTCGCAAGCTGTAAAGAAAGTGCACCATCACCACACCCCAGATCAAGAACACGCTCATTACCCTTTAGACCAAGCTCCTCAATCAACCGCATACCCCATTCCTTCTGATGAGAGGATGCCTGCTCGTATTTTTTGCCATCGAATTCATGTGCCATTTACGCTAAAAAGAAAATGTTTTCCGAGATCACCCAAACAGTCTCGTTTGAAAACCGTCAGGAGCAGTAATGACACGGAAGAAAAGGGTTTCCTTTGCCTTCAAAACTGCTTTGAACACCTCGGCAGGTGATTTCATTTATAAGCAAGGATTACTTCTGAAGGGAACAGCATTTGCTGATAATACTCTCTTGTTTCCACCCTGAAGCTTTGCGCCTGCAATCTTTCAGCCAGTGCAACACCCCGGCACCCACCCATTGTTGCAGGGGAAATCCTGTAAATAAAATCATAGATTCCGCTTCCAAAACGCTCGCCCTCTGTCATATTCACCAATACGAGTTTTCCGCCTCTTTTTAGAACTCTTTTAAACTCCTTGAGAACCTTACCCATCTCTTCAAAAAGAAGAAGATCAAACATATAGTTGTTTACCAATATATCAATGGATTCATCCTCAACATTCAAATGAAAGATACTTCCCTTATCCAAAGCATAATGAGCACCTGAGAGTTTGCTTAAACGCTCTCTGGCTTTCTCGAGCATCCCTTGCGACAGATCGATACCGATATTCGTGCCATGTGGATTCCGTTTGACGATTTCATAGAATGCCAGGCCCGTTCCTACGGCTGCTTCCAATACATGCTGCCCATCCTTGATGTCGGCAAGCTCGATAGCCCTACTTCTTGCTCGTGATTCCGTCAACTTTCCCAAGATATCATAGACCGGTGCTATTCTGTCATATATTGCACCGATGTTTTTCTGCGATACCCTTGCATCCAGCAGCCTTTCCTCTTTTCCGGAACAAGTAATACCACAACATGAAACAGATCTACCCATTTCTCACCCTTCTTTTTTACATAGGACTTACTGACTGAACAAATCGCTACTCTGTCAAGAGGCATTCATAAAGGGACCTCTCTTTATTCCTTCCGCGACTCAATTGCTTCGTTGAGTGGTGCTCGAAATCCTCATGTACTATCCGACCTTGCCGTGAAACATCGAATACGTAAAGAAAGCAGCGTAATCCGGATGATTGAGCAGGAAATCCTGTGACTCGGGAAGGCAAAGACGCCGATACTCCGCCTGATCCTCCTTTGTCAGTTCTGACTCAACACCATGCCAGCGCATCTGAAACAGGGCAGCCAAAGCACGATACAGCTCATCTGTCAAACAGGCTTGAACACTCCCCGCAAAAGTACTGGACGACAGTTCAACAAGTCCCACTTCACGAAACCAGCCAAGCGCGCGCATGACATGTAATTCCGGCCTCCTCCTCCTGGTGAAAGGGGCCATCCCTGAAGATGTCGCGTTAAGCCTGGCCTCGAGCAGAGGATATCCCGGAAGAAGTTTTTCTGAAGACCACGCGAGAATAGCTACACTCCCGCCAGGCTTAACAACACGTGCCAGTTCTTTCACCATCGGCAAAGGCTCAACAGGTGTGTATCCCACACAATCCGCACTCCATGCCCAATCGAAAGAATTGTCATTGAAAGGAAGTCGGTTGACATCTCCTTCCCGAAAGGCAATCATTTCCGACAAACCGGCCTTCCCCACAACATCTTTGGCGTAAGCCAGAATCTCTGAAGACACATCAAGGCCGGTGATATGACCTGCAGGCCCAACGTTTTGTGCAAGCAACATGGTTTGCAGTCCGATACCGCAGCCTGCATCCAGCCCTCGGCTCCCCGAAGAGAGCCGAAGCGCCTTGATCGCCGAACGAAGTACCGGCTCCCTCAGAGGTTGGGATACGAAAGCCGTCCTTACAACCGTCTCTATATCAGACATTATTCCTTCTTCCCAACCATTAAGACGTTCTATTTGAGAAGCTATTTCTATCGATACTCCAATGAGCGATACAGAGGGTTTTGAATCTTCATGAACCACTACAAACTCTGCTTCATAGCCATCCAAAAATCATCATACCCCTCTTTCACGATCACGACGATCTTCTGGCCTTTGCAGAGCTCGAGCACGGCAAGGAAGGTAACAACAAGCACCAAAGGCTCCTTCACTCCTTCAAGCACCGTTCTGAAAGAGATTTGTATTGTTTCCTGCAACTTCGTGAGAATCATCCCGCACTGCTCGTCGACGGTTACCGGAGCTTCATCGACATTCTGTACACGAACCCGCGGCATTTTCTCAAGCACCGATTTGTAAGTCATAATCAAATGATAGAGCGTCGGCCGGTTAACCGGCTCATCGAGTTCATCGATAACTTCAGGCTCGAACGATTCATAATACCCCCGGGGAAACATGGCGCTTCTTGTCTCTTCGAGTGAGCGCATTTTTTCTGCGCCATCCTTGATCCGTTTATACTCTATCAACCGCTCGACCAGTTCCGTTCTTGGATCGAACTCGGAATCGTCACCTTCTTGCGGAACTTCATTTGGCAGAAGCATCTTGGCCTTTATACTCATCAAGAGCGAAGCCATGTAAATAAATTCAGCAGCCACTTCGAGATTGAGACTCTGCATGGCTTCAAGGTAATCGATAAAATCTTTGGTTATTTTAGAAATAGGAATATTATAAATATCAAGCTCGTCTCGCTTGATAAAAAAAAGCAGCAGGTCAAGCGGTCCCTCAAATTCTTCAAGGCTTATTCGAAACATGCAGGCTTATGCTTTGGACAGGTTTGGTGTAGAAATAAAATAGGAAATACCGTCGAAATAGTTTTAGCTTCTATGTATATGATGCGTAGTCTTACTCCATATATTCTAGCCACGCTTTTAAGCGGCTTTATTGCATGGACACCGCTCCATGCCAGTACTCCGAAACAGTCTTTTGACAAGGGATACCGGCAACATCTCAAAGGAAACCATGCTGATGCCGTAAAATATTATACAAAAGCGATAAAGCGCAAACCCTCATACGCCCAGGCCTACCTCATGCGAGCTGCTGCCCATCATTCCATGAAAGAATATGAACGGGCTATGAAGGACTACACCAGGGTCATCGAATCGGGCGACAATTATTTCAAAGCTGTCGGCCACTTCAACCGCGGCGTGGTCCAGTACGATATCGGAAAGTACAGTGCAGCCATTACGGATTTCACCTGGGCGCTATCCTATGATCACAAGATGGCAGCGGCCTATCTGCACCGCGGCATTGCCAAGGGACGAGCCGGCGATAAAAAAGGCCAGGTCCAGGACTTTGTCTATGCCGCCCGTTCAGGAGATTCCGAGGTAAGAGGGTGGCTCGAAAAGCACGCACCTCATGTTCTCGGAAGAAAATAAACCCTGTTATTGTTGAGTTGTTGCAACAGTTAAAAAACTGTCTTTTCGTCTTTATTAACTAACAACTCAACGAGTCAACAATCCCGACTTGTCGGGTAAAACAAATCAACAACTCTTTTACAGTCCGAACTGCTTTGTATCCACCATCTCCATGCTTAAAATCGACCAGAAATCAACAGCCAGTCCTTGTAACACATACTCATAAGGCAACCAGCCATACCCCTCATCACCCCAGCTCGTTCCCCAGGAATTCCTTATAAGCAGCGCTCCTTTTGATTTCTTGTTGCAGCGAGGATTCTTTATTTCCTTTTTATCATCGAAACCAACAGCAACGATTGCGTGCCCCCACTCCGCTTTTTCATTAACACAGGGAAAAGGGATACACCCACCTTCATCAGTTTCATCAAACGATGGAAACCCATAGAATCCAAACATTGAAGGAATACCTGCAGCCAGATACTTTTTTACGCTTTCGAGCACATCCTTAAAATCAATATTTGAACCGAGAGGGTCGTGACAAAAATATTTCAGTGCCTCAAAATTATCGGCGACAGCATAAACAAACCCGGTAGGCTCCTCGTCAAAATCCGGATCGACATCGGTATACTCCCAGTAGCTTTCATGGGGAACGCCACAAAGGACAAGCGCTCCCATGGTATTTCTCAACCATGCACCGGTATCCCCGGTAGCTTTCATCAGGTTTCGGGTTGTTTTATACACAAAGAGCCTTGAACCGTCAATATGATCGTCAAAAGCTTTGCGTTGCAGATATTCGATCACTCCCATGGCTGCATGTGCCGTACATGAACCTATACTGCCCTGATTTTCGACTTTCGAACACCACTCCCTCAAGTCAACCACATCAGGGACGGCAGTCTTCATCGACTTTGCGCTCTGCTTCAGTTTCAGCTTTTTTGCCATCTCGGCAATTTCCGGAGTATTCACCGTATAATCCCTTAAATCAGGCATAGGGGGAAGCCACCCGGTCCCCAATGTTACTGGGGAACCACCGATATGCAGACTCACATGTTTGGATACCACAACAACCTCCTATTTCGAATGTTGATAAACTAATCCCGCACAAAAAGCCGCAGTGTCGAAAAAAGCCTGATTGAAGGCAGGGGACAGCAAGGCTTTTGTAAATAATACGAAAAATTTTCATCCGGCTGAATCACCCCGCACCAGAGAAAAAAGAAAAGAGGCTATCTCAAAAAAACCTCATCAATGGCAGAAACCGGAGAAAAATAGAATGACAGAACTGTTGAGAGAACAGAGTCATGCAGCCCTGTGAAATAGAAGTTCAGATTTCACAGGGCTGCATGACTCTCTACCGGAAACGTATGCATGGCAGCCAAGCAGTGCTTTTAATCAGCCTCTTGACAACTACATAGTGGGAACTCTATATAGCAGTTCCACCACGTTCTCCAGTCCTTATCCGCACGCACTCTTCGAGAGGGCTGACGAATATTTTTCCGTCACCCACCTTACCGCTACCATGCCGGGCCGACTCTACGATGGCATCGATGGTTGCGTCGACAAACGCTTCATTGACGGCAATTTCGATACGTATCTTGGGAATCAGATTCGGTACAATTTTCCTGC comes from Prosthecochloris marina and encodes:
- the rsfS gene encoding ribosome silencing factor; the encoded protein is MAELNREDDKRLDVREVTLSELLAKRAAELSLEKKCEEVTILDVRELTSVTDFFVIATADSERKAKAAYEYIVDELKQDDERPLHIEGGDSLHWILIDYVDVVVHIFMPDERKFYDLESLWGDAPKVQLKSTVAEGS
- the tsaB gene encoding tRNA (adenosine(37)-N6)-threonylcarbamoyltransferase complex dimerization subunit type 1 TsaB, giving the protein MTFDFFLLTFSFSHRILAIECTHQCVSVAVGGPEGIVEETVWEWQRTAESIIPLVDKVLASAEIAVSDIDLLALSSGPGSFTSLRIGMATAKGLAYGTAAPLVTVSTMEALAKSARDRVDSPFLVPAIPARKGEFYYALYASKDDGLEEIEKTTYAPVDRMKDFLELRKGRCAVVVRDISPLQQVCRAAGVGAVKADFFTAASLIPLANKKYTAGEISSLETVIPDYQQKFRPKKQGRK
- the tsaE gene encoding tRNA (adenosine(37)-N6)-threonylcarbamoyltransferase complex ATPase subunit type 1 TsaE, which produces MTKEYLSRSVEETREYARQFAVGLQPGDVVSLSGNLGAGKTEFMRGIAQVFSCDDQLTSPSFSIFNIYNGRLRDLPVKLQHFDLYRIESPLELEGLGFGEYIAGDAISVVEWGEKFFDELPDNAKKVFIEAVGESERRIVIREP
- a CDS encoding DUF1015 domain-containing protein is translated as MPEIRPFKGLRYDPETAGDMGSIICPPYDIIPPTIQQELYGSSEYNAVRLELPKEDDPYGAAAGRLVQWMQDGVLMQDDKPALYPYYQTYTDPEGNTYTRKGFFCALRLHEFSEKKVLPHERTLSGPKKDRLNLFKRTQANISSIFGLYADEKLQADKAIEEFAVTHDPEVDAVFRGVRNRLWKMTDPDVIATVQQVLLDRQVYIADGHHRYETGVNYRNLRSEENHSHTGDEPYNFILIYLANIFDEGLIIFPLHRMVHSLGRFSPEGLIDTLSTHFEVKPLGGRGELKHYLESESSSHVYGVVTSEGIWGIKLKDSPETLLGDSVPAPLLQLSVVVLHELILHRVLGITPEAMCSQTNLVYEEDDRQVFDAVEQGGIQVGFVVKATTVQQVLDISGEGEVMPQKSTYFYPKIMTGMVMHKL
- a CDS encoding LysE family translocator, translating into MIPVESFFTFLFASVLLALAPGPDNIFVLTQAALYGRTEGVLVTLGLCTGLVVHTVAVAFGVAAIFQASAIAFTGLKVIGAVYLLYLAWQAFTASASFLENGKSNKLLGLQLYRRGIIMNVTNPKVSIFFLAFLPQFAIPENGPVTQQMFILGALFILVTLVVFGGIALLSGTLGTYLKRSPRIQIYLNRIAGIVFIGLAMKIFTANKGA
- a CDS encoding DUF7670 domain-containing protein; this encodes MATCKHQAAKKTEMKIRLWARWIARIAGIAIVVLFLPFYFGYGNPLPFLNPDYTVHDNAWLTAFPFVFIGLILAWRYPRIGGYMVVLAILAAQTVTFFSGYGLVIPMIIPLLVGFLFVASEMGKA
- a CDS encoding GNAT family N-acetyltransferase; translated protein: MAVNQDTVIGHILFTPVTIDGSKVIGMGLGSDGGLPSCQKQGIGSMLVRHGLRHLRQSGCPFVIVWGILNIVRVLVLSRHCTTSSSANGKVCLMKCLWVLYLTTGMLDQEKVG
- a CDS encoding GNAT family N-acetyltransferase, whose amino-acid sequence is MQFVKSAGGVHLVALDGDDVVGWCDVTPQIYEGLTHAGRLGMGLLPEYRGQGWGTKLVTEALSIAFKAGFERIELEVFALNVGAIKLYRYFGFCEEGKKRKARKLDGMYDDIFLFGLLREEWVR
- a CDS encoding AraC family transcriptional regulator; translated protein: MRESENKNNTAQSMRAEYISRINRVIDYIENHLDEDLTLGILADVACFSPFHFHRIFKACVGETLSRFINRVRVQKAAYQLSTNPEKTITEIAFDTGFSGSATFARSFKNYFGVSASQWRLNERQPDSKNRKTNSKNGNRVGKKCENIIQSSHYVDSVTRNLKWRIEMKKEKILGIEVKEMPSVYVAYVRHIGPYKGDSQLFEGLFTRLMNWAGPRGLCVPEAKIMAVYHDDPEVTEEDNLRVSACITVPEDTPVQGEVGKMKIDGGKFAVAGFELEGSHEYEEAWNMVIAEWLPESGLQPDDRLGYEVYHNNPEEHPEGHHIVDICLPVKPL
- a CDS encoding class I SAM-dependent methyltransferase; its protein translation is MAHEFDGKKYEQASSHQKEWGMRLIEELGLKGNERVLDLGCGDGALSLQLAKLVPEGNVIGIDASQGMIDAAIPKAKKNLQFLRKDINYLDYCEEFDVVFSNAALHWIKDHEKLLQNVHRALRPGGRIRFNFAGDGNCRNFFNVVQEAMVHDRHIAYFADFEWPWYMPSVDEYGTLCESSGLHNAKVWGENADRYFPDKEIMIKWIDQPSLVPLLPYLPKEERTSFRDYVVKRMVEETLQGDGTCFETFRRINLFAEKLAEGAIGE
- a CDS encoding class I SAM-dependent methyltransferase, whose product is MGRSVSCCGITCSGKEERLLDARVSQKNIGAIYDRIAPVYDILGKLTESRARSRAIELADIKDGQHVLEAAVGTGLAFYEIVKRNPHGTNIGIDLSQGMLEKARERLSKLSGAHYALDKGSIFHLNVEDESIDILVNNYMFDLLLFEEMGKVLKEFKRVLKRGGKLVLVNMTEGERFGSGIYDFIYRISPATMGGCRGVALAERLQAQSFRVETREYYQQMLFPSEVILAYK